gaaccgctgcacctccttgacggacttgggagtgggccagtcctggatggccagggtcttggctgggtccatttggagttgtcccgtccatacaataaatcccaggaaggagacctcgggaacatgaaactcgcacttctgggccttcgcaaacagattgttccgtagcagcctctggagaacctggtggacatggtggcggtgctcctgcaaggtcttagagaatattaagatgtcatcgaggtagacaaaaacatggTGATTGATCATGtctctcaagacgtcgttgataagggcctgaaaaacatctggtgcgttggtgagtccaaagggcatcacctggtactcgtagtgccctgatggggtgttaaaggcagtcttccactcgtctccctgtcagatacggatgaggtggtatgcgttccgtaagtccaacttagtgaagacggtggcaccttggaggaggtcgaatgctgtggacatcagcggaaggggatagtggttgcgcacagtgatcttgttcaggcccctgtagtcaatacatggtcggagacccccatccttcttgccgacaaagaagaagccggcaccagcaggtgaggtggagggtcttaTGAACCCCgagaccagggcgtccttgaggtattcctccatggccttgtgttctggctgagagagggagaacagtctgccccgaggaggggtagtcccagggagcaagtcgatggcacagtcgtaggcacggtgcggaggaagaatggcggctctgcttttgctaaatacctccttcaaatcccagtactctgtgggaacttgagatagctcagtgagatcagggggctcggcaggagacacaggagagctagagagcagacaagaggcatggcacgcagggccccattccacaacctggcttgttacccagtctatgcgagggttgtggcgggtaagccaaggaaggcctagaatcactgggaactctggtgaatgaataagatgcagggatatctcttccttgtgaccttgagactggagaaagactggagaagtaacttgggtgactcttccatcacctaatgcttggccatcgagggcagacacagacagtgggacttcaagagatgcagtcgggacattgatactttgggcgaagttgacatccataaagtttccagctgccccggagtctaacaaggcttgacaggagtggacggactcaccccaggagatggagaccgggatgtagactccttggccctaACAATCTCAAGGCAGTCCTGAGGTCGCTGAGGcatgctgggctcacagcaaacccgaaaaagtgtgcaattggacgggtggaagtatggtatctgggcttccacttgggtcatgggcaggtgtgtccccaaattgataagactgcagcaattgcagcctgcccaagacctaagaccaaaaagggggtgaagcagttcctggggctggctattataggcagttTTGTGCCTAACTTTTCGGACATCATCagtccgctgactgacctcaccaaaatgggggcaccagatctggtccagtcaaTGGAGCTGTGCGAATGGGCTTTTGCTCAAGTAAAAGTGGttttgtgtggggggccactgttgcagtctcctgacttttctcttccttttgttttacagactgacacgttggacagaaggctgggggccattttgtcccaggtggtggagggggaggagcacctggcgctgtacatcagccacaagctctccatgcaagagttgaattacagcaccatagaaaaggagtgtctggtcatcaagtgggtggtcctcactctctggtactacctgttaggatgcccattcaccctctgttcctaccatgccctgctccagtggctccactgcatgaaggatgccaatgtgcagctcactcgttggtatctggcccttcaggcCTTTAAGTTTGAGgtcgtccacaggccaggggcgcagatgatggtggcagattacctctcctgctgggGGGGAGTTAGCTGTAGGCTGGATGGCTTCCCAGCCTgaatcaggcggtgggggtaagtggcagcgggggtgtggttgagcatcggctgtgaacggtgaggagtcaggttgaaccagcaggtaacatgtgatgaggtacaTCTGTGTCTCAtttctggctgtctattaacgtgtgtctctgtgtgtttctgtgtgtctttcagatagccaggaacaagagagagagcTGGGTTCCCCAACATGTGTGATGTCTTTATGTATGGTTTAGttattgcactgaaaagtgagaaaaaaataataggcacacctgttctgaagcctgatcCCAGTTTCTCTGCTTCCCAAACCTCAGAGAGTTGTCACAATGTACTACTTAAGTCAAATATAGTTATGcctttttatattattaaaaGGGATATAAAAAGCATAATTATATTTGACTTAAGTAGTATATAAAGACATTGCATATATATTTTTGCACTTAGATTATTGAGTGCAATGTACAAAACAGTGTACAGCAACATACAGTATATTGCAAAAATGCATAATGAGCATAATACTTTTATATTTGAGGTGAATGCTTGAGAATATAACTTGATCCATTAAttgtataattgaatagcacatggGTAATGagtagcatggtggtgcagtggttagcactgttgcctcacagcaagaaggttctgggttcaaacctcatggtcggtgaaggtcctttctgtgttgagtttgcatgttctccctgtatctgtgtgggtttcctctgggtgctccggtttcccccacagtccaaagacatgcagttcagctaactggctactctaaattgtccattgatcaagtttggagagggatgggctctgtcAAGTTTAAAATGCCCTAGATACACCAGTGATgaactgttaaaatgttatcagtgGTGCCCTTGCTGACTATAGGGAAAAGAAGAAGATATGGATAAGCATGCTTTTTGTTTTAGATTTTAATTAGACAACAGAGGctacggtgtaccccgcctttcgcccgtagtcagctgggataggctccagcttgcctgtgaccctgtagaacaggataaagcagctagagataatgagatgaatgaggctACAGTGAGTACAGCTTCACCAAAACTGCACAGTTGAAGAATGTATAAACATCTCCTGGTCTTGTTCTAGCCTTTAGTTGTACAGATTTTGTGAACCTATACACACTGTAGGCTCCAGAAGTGGAATCTGATATGGTCCACCTTAAGGTTTGATGTTTTGTACATTCTGAGGTGTTTTTATGTTCAGCAAAGCTATAAAGAGTTATTTGAGGTCCTGtcattcctgtcagcttgaaccagtttgTCCATTCtattctgacctctctcatcaacaaggactTTCCGCCCACAggactgctgctcactggattttttttttgtaccataCGATTTTAaaataccattctgtgtaaaccctaCAAGAAAATCTCAGGACATTGAGTATttcagtttctaaaatactcaaaccaaacatGCCATTGTCACTGAGTCACAGAGATAACacttcccccattctgatgtttaatgtagATATTAACTgaggctcttgacctgtatctgcatgatttagtGCATTGTTGCTGGCACATGATTGCTGACTGGATATTTTTATGAATGTGCAGGTGAAAGTGTTGATATTAAAGTGATTAGTGAGCATATATTCTAATTGGTGGCAATTAAATACAATGCTTACAATActtaagtacacacacacacacacacacacacacacacacacacacacaggatgcctCATAAAATATATGATCTTCAGAAATCAtttttatgggtggcacggtggtgtagtggtcagtactgttgcctcacagcaagaaggttctgggttagagcccagcagccaacgggggcttttctgtgtggagatggcatgttctccccgtgtctgtgtgggtttcctccaggtattccagtttcccccacagttcaaagacatgcaggttaggttaacatggggcagccttaggctgaagtgcccttgagcaaggcaccaaaccccaaactgctccctgggcgctgtagtatagctgcccattgctctgggtatatgtatgtactcattgctcacttgtgtgtgtgtgtgtgtgtgtgtgtgtgttcactgcttcagatggattaaatgcagaggatgaatttcactgtgcatgagtgtgcatgtgacaaataataaaaaagcttcttcttgttgttgcttTATGTCATGTAAAAGCTTTAAACATATGTTTGAAGACATATGTTTCTAACATAGGTGGTTGGTAATAAACCTTTAAAACAGACTTGCACAAGAATCATAAAAGTTTACAGCATTGCAATAGACAGTTAGCTGCCTATAGATACACACATTTATCTTTTCTTAATTATGAGGATCAGTACAGTTGTACAACTCATGCATCTTCCCATAAGTGTGTAAGAGTAATTAGGTCACACTAAACCAAAGGACCTGTGTGAACATATTTATTATGTTAAAGGTAGAGGATATTACATAACCACTACAAAGACTCAAAAGTGCCTCTGGTAACTGTCTGCTTTGACTCAGACTATTCCCAAATTCTGGGTTGACATAAATGCCGTCAGAAGTCCAAAGTAGTCTGGTGTGAACCTCTGGGTTTGTCACAGCAAGTTAGCAGAGCATTTGCCCTGACTTGTTGCAGGGATAAGGACAACAACTTTGTGACATGCCAAAATTGTGATGTTCAGTAGCTCATGAAGGATATTGCAAAACAGTGCACTGCGTCAAATTTTTACTGAGATGCAGATGTATTCACATTCCAAAGCAAAACTTTAAAATTACTTTAATTGGCATTTCAGTAGAATTATTATTTAATGATTTGAAACTTGCAAATTTGTTACAATTTGTATATAGGAAAGATACAATGATTAATGTCAGGGGTTAGTATTTTTACAGTGTGCTCCACCCCTTTATTGTCCCtttttgtaaagattagtaaaaagggttagaaaaaaatccaccttttggtgaagtcgcttcatctcacactgaaaaaatgagaaaaatccaacctttaattgaaataaatgtattcagagaaaaacaaatctctcatcaagaaataattattttcaacaaaaacacacttGCCATTATCATTGACAGCCCTGAAAATTATAGCGAACATAATGTAACTGAAggatgtttctcatttaaattgtacttttttgagttgattggagtgtgtaggaactttcaaactgtaatccatgacttcctgattaactggggaacaaatatgaggtgacagagaggccaaattcccttagtcatccatcaacataggaaagataagagaacacacaaacaaaaatgatggagaagtgtgttgaccttcataagtcaggaaatggttataaaaaatagatactcgcctgaaaatgtccatttcgactgttagggcaataaaaaaaagtggacacaagctggaactgttacaaacttgcctgaaagaggacccaagtttattttacccccacatacagtgaggaggatggaaagagaggcaaaaaaacaaaacaaaacaaaaaacaatccaaggatcactgttggtgaattacaagaaaaaagtaaaatcttggggtttccaaatctccaaatccaccatcagacgccacctccatgccaacagattatttggaaggtgccagaaaaagccttttctgtcagttaaccacaaatgtaagcacctgaagtttgcaaaacgctactacaactttgactggaaccatgttctatggtTTGATTGAACAAaattggagctttttggcaataaacactcaaggtgaatTTGGTGTAAAAAAGAAGGATAGCTGTAAtcaaaagaacctgatcccaactggcATCATggcctccatgaaataccaggacattttaaaccaaaatctgggtcgtcactggatcttccagcaggacaatgatctgaagcctatgtccaaatcaacactaaaATTGTTTGTTGACcacagaatcgaatttctgccatggccatcttagTCCTCTGAGctaaaccccattgaaaacctgtgggttgagctgaagaagagagagcacaagagagggtctcagaccctggatgatctggagaaatTGTGTGAAGAGGAATAGCCTCAGataccctgctctgtatctccaaccttataaaatgttaaaggagaagactcagtgctgttttactggcaaagggaggctgtacaaagtattaaatgcaggtgtGCCAATAATaggggcacatgtgtttttgcttttgagggatttgtttttctctgaataaatttatttcaattaaaggttggaattttttctcatattttgactgtgagatgaagcaagttcactaaaaggtggatttttttgaaACCCTTttgactaatctttacaaggggtgccaataattgtggagggcattgTATTCTTTATAACTTTATATATTTTAGGAAATTCATGAAAATCTGACTGCATCTTTGCACTTTTTTTGCATTACAATAAATTAGATTATTGCATTAAATAAATGTTATTAATAGGCAGTTCTTAGGCAAATATGATCGTGCaaacctccccccccaaaaaaaacaaaaaaacaaaaaccaaccaaccaaccaaaaaaaaaaacccaccattaTTGATAGAAAAATGGATTTGATTCattcttttaaaaaaatgaataaaggtTAAAATGCACAAAATCATAACTGCTATAACTGATAGCTGGGAAAATGGAAAATATCTTTAACAAGTGCAGTCATTGAAatatcaaattattattattttttaaatattttactaAGCGTACAATTATCATTATCATTTTCAATTAAACTCAGGTAAAGTACATGCTCAAAAAATTCCTTAACAGACAGTAACAATAAGTGCAATTATTTAAGTATTGTCAAAGTCAAAGTGAACTTTATTGTCAATCAGACCATGTAACAGTTAATTACACAGaggattgaaattgcgtttccccaaactccaaatgtgcagtATTAAAAATTTGACACACAGCTAAACATAAAAATGCACACAGACATCAACAGATAAGCAAATTAACACAACATATAGACAGACAGTGGGCATACAGTTCCCAGAATATTCACAGtgttccagaaatgtagtcaagtttgaggtacAGTATGTTACTGGAGTGCAATAGTACAAGGGTACAATAATACAAGGTGCAGTATGGTAAAGTGCAAAGTGCAGAATAGCAGCATGGAGATAAATCAGTATTGCAAACTTGTATGTTCTTGTGCAAAAAAGAATATTGGCATATGTGCATATAAAGAGCACCTCTGACTCTaactttcaggaaaaaaaaaacttctggcATAATTCAAGTGGTCTTTAGATGGTTAATTGATTTTTGCTTGAAATCCTGTCATACTTGCAAACACTTATTATATATGGAGAGATGAGCTTGTggatataaaataaattaaaagaatgcataataaaaaattttaaatgtgtaattattatttaaattgatccctatattttaaaaattaagtaaaaatccgcataaacaaaaaaaattatttaatggATAATTTTAACGCTTGGTTAattatgcatccatccattatctatactgcttattcaTCAGGGTCACGGATGAGCTGGAGACAATCaaagctgactttgggcgagaggcagggtacaccctgggttggtcgccaatctatcacagggtgaacacagagatgaacaaccattcatactcacattcacacgtatgggcaatttagagtagccccttgacctaatccacatgtgtttggactgtgggaggaaaccagagcacctggaggaaacccacatagacatgaggcaaacatgcaaactccacacagataggtCCCAGTTGGCTGTGTGGTTTGAACCAGTGGTGTTGTTCCGCCCTGTCACTCAGGGCTATAGCCCCGAGTATTTTGAGCCTAGCCCTGGATATTTTAGCCCTCAAAAAAAggaagagattaatagaaaacaactgactgaaacagatcgGAACTTGACTTGCAGCGAATTCTGAAGACGGAAGGGGGAACACAGGGGGAACACGGGGGAAGTGGGGAGGGGTTGGGGGACATAATTGAGCACTGCACAGTGCACATTCAAAATGTTGGTAACCGCCAACAgaagaagaacattcagaactggttggaagatgacttcaaaaaaaaacaatccaATATTGGTGGATCtttcaagatgaaaacagatggtaaATCATCGACTgtgggtgtgtatatataatgtatcAACAATGTAACCTATCAAATTATGCTGAGGCACAAAACCCGCTGCTTGTAAcctggttatgttgaatttacaacATAGGatctgtatgattagtgtgctAGGTAAGCTCTAAAGTTtgagtggtttaatgaatatctacagtggtggtctattgctgggtttcagtcacgtgacttttcttagcagttttaccggaagtgaaatagctggtggtctaaacggctgccgtagtgcaaacaactagcgataacttattagagtgagtatgctcgtaatctagaagccactgctcactttagatatattcagaagattgctatgtgcaatggaatcgacccctacagtctgggaaagaaggattcatcatacgatctcaaaaactacccttcagttgagttcctcgacatctcaaactatctggtgttgcagacatccttctacaccgcaaaacacatgaaagcatggaagagtatggaggcttacaacttttttgtatgtggctgggtaaaggacctcggtatcaagtcactgcccaatgaatcctggattgtttttgcccgtggaagttttatttttttttaagctttttgttcgcatCTTTACAGTGAAGCGCTGCaaattgaagtgtaaacaaacaacagtttgcttgattctcacttgtgttggctcttatctctcaggtaaatcattcacaaagataatcagaaacccctttaaagacctggatcttagttaaacaagatggaaaaGTGATCacagtgcattgtaactgtatggctgggtaagaattttgttgcggcCTTCATGCATATcgcctttgtgaggagtaaacaaagaaacatctggggactttagcactttgtgactaaaaaagtactgtaaaataacgacacatagcaagaaaagtacttgggaaaacactaaggccatagctgaaagggatatacaaacctttcacctagtgatcactgcaaactcgagcatccttcgactcggctcccttcgatttcagtgagaggtttaaaagccacctttctcgacatctttttgtgaaatcctgtgttcgttcacccatttttattagttcatggggaaccctgaagaaacttgtatcagtttcatggtttgatcgattcgaacaacctaaaacaacgcaagcgtaaggcatttttcatgcgagcaatgcaccttccccATACCGTACAAACCCTTTGtccactgagctttggtagaccaccagctgaagctttgaataactaatgaggtggatgtgacatcacgttaAACCCAGCAATTTGCCCCgactaagtttatttaacaggtcaacaacagtttgtgttcatgtagacaccagtagttgccctgacataatttaatcaCGTTTTAATTCTACATGGTGCCTACACAGAACCAGCTGACCAGACCAGAACCAGCCTTTGGCTTATTAGtcacatcttatctcatctcatctcattatctctagctgctttatcctgttctacagggtcgcaggcaagctggagcctatcccagctgactacgggcgaaaggcggggtacaccctggacaagtcgccaggtcatcacagggctgacacatagacacagacgaccattcacactcacattcacacctacggttgatttagagtcaccagttaacctaacctgcatgtctttggactgtgggggaaaccggagcacctggaggaaacccacgcggacacggggagaacatgcaaactccacacagaaaggccctcgccggccacggggctcgaacccaggaccttcttgctgtgaggcgacagcgctaaccactacaccaccgtgccgccttattagtcacatatagggataaaatagttttatgttttgccatgcaatattaatgtcaacataaatttgtgttgtccagatactgcaaatgagctgctgcagtcaactgagcctAGATGCCTTGGagaaaataatgtgtgtgtgtgtgtgtgtgtgtgtgtgtgtgtgtgtgtgtgtgtgtgtgtgtgtgtgtgtgtgtgagcgagagagagagagagagagagagagagagagagaaacttggaagacatatttatATGATCTTCCTGTGAGATGGGATGCCATCTGGGATTtttaatgttgtaatataataatgcagCTTAGAATTTATGTATTTGTgatcctaaaggagagatatgtgagtgagaaatgatatatttttattaaactgatgatacaTTTTACTAGGGATATTTAATAGTCAATTGACACATGCCtccgtttcctgagacattatgggtgttgataatagcttaataataaggagacagaaactgaagtgaactacaTAAATGTAAAAAGAGCAttgcaaaaatcagtaataaaaatgtcataacctttgaatgtgtgtagATGATAATATtctcttgtaaagttagatataacctccccTTCTTATtgatgccaatctcccttaaaaatacaagccccaggaaaacttgacttagcccctggtcttttcaaaaGCTAGAAATGCCcctggtttgaacccagaacctccttgctgaggTCTTGGTGCTGTTGGGAATTTGTCCACCAGCTGTATACTTGGGATTGTGTTCTACGTTCTACTTAAGAGTGTATTGCCAAATTAATTAATGTAAGTGGAGCAAATGATTTATATCCACTGGAACACAGCCAGAGATAGTCACAGCAATATAATTCCCATTTTTTCTCCCTCTTGTTCACTCTGACTCAGTCTTCTGCAGAACACTTAATCGACCCCAAGACCAGTCAAATCACCCATACACATATCTCCAGCTTTCACTCCGAGCATTCCAAACTTACTGAACATGCCTGGAAATTCCACTTTAGGGGTACCACGTGCTTGCCAATAAGAGGCGTGACTCTTGGGGGAAATTCCTCTCCCTGGGATATAAAAGAGTGAAAGTTTTCCTCTTCTGCTCAGTTTTAATCCTTCTTCGTCAAGAGTGCTAGAAAGCTGGACTTTGCTGTCTTTCTTTTGAAACTGCATTAAAATGGCTTTTCTAACCCATGCTGTCAGCTTTCTCCTGGTTGTGGCCCTTTACATCCAGCATAGTAATGGTAAGTCTGCAATGATGCATGTGGTTCATTTTGTGTTAATAATCTTTGCATTTAATCATGTTACATTTAAAGAAGCGTCActgtaaaaattttttttttgcctttttataTGCTATTTAGGTCTAGCCTTGCAACTTTGCATGCATTCATCTGTATCTCTGTTGCGCAGGTCAATCAGTACCGGACAGATGCAGATGTGTCACCACGTCCTCTAAGGCTTTTAGATGGAAAAATATTGACGAGTTCTCTGTCACTGCACCAAGGTCCCGCTGCAAAGCCACAGAGATCATGTGAGTCTCCTCAGATCTTATTCTGCTTGCTAAAATAGTGATAGTTGGAGACATAtcaaacattttatatatataccgtatatgtgtatatatgtatacagtatataaaatGATTATTACTGATTAATTTATCACAGTTTTCATATTTAACTGATTTGAACAGAATTGTGTCCATGTTGCtaaaatgattttgttttgcttTAATAGACTGACACTGAAGACTGTACACTCAAACACGAAAGAGAAAGAACAACGCTGCATTAACCCAAATATATATCAGGGTCAGTACCTTCAGGAATGCTGGAACAGGTAAGGACACAGTTCCACAGGACATCCCAGTTTCAGTTCGTCTTTCAGGATTTTGTCGAAATAGACTTAATGGGAGATGCTTGGACATTTTGGGATCtttgtgcactgtaaaaaatgatttgttgttttaacttaaaaaagttagtgcaagggttgccttaagggctgccttaaaattttgagttcactgaaattaatatagtaagttcacaacaatttaacttactatgtgaattccagtgaactcaaaattttaaggcagcccttgcactaacttttttaagttaaaacaacaaatattttttttacagtgtgcctTCTTTCTATGTAACACACCTGATTCAAGAGGGAAAGAAAACTAAATAGTGCGTGCTGGGAATAGATTCAAAAGAAAGCCAAAAAGAGCAAGGGGATACTTAACATGCGTGATTTTAATCGAACCATCTGTTAGTGATATACCTTTAGTGTTGTTATACAAACTGAGCTGATGTTCTTGCATTTACAACATTTTAAATaacgtttgttttttttccaacagGGTAAACAAAGATGGCAAGAAAACCACTATCAAGATATCTGAATGTGCAATTTCCAGAAACACTACAAAAACAACCACGGCCAGTATTGTAACAATACCGAGCCGCTGAAGAAGAGTGTGTATGTGGAAACTCCAAAAACTCTGTGGTCACGTGACCGACAAAATCCAGTGAGAACATCCATATCTTTATATCCAGCCTCGTTCCTGTTTCTGGAAGCTCCATTTGGATAACATAAGGGTGATAACGTGTCCAAGAACTGTCAGACAGATGTTTTAGCAGAAAAAGTTCGGTGCAGGATTACCATGCATACTGATTGTTTAATAGGCCTGAAGTGGCCCATCGCATTTTTACTTTCTTACAGCCAGTATTTAAATCATTATataatatttatttgtttgtgatTATTAAGtattttaaataaatgtctccattTTGTATCCCATGCGTCTTATGTGTGTTTCTCATTTTAATGTTTGCATGGGTTCAAACACAAAGTAAACAGACACAAAGCAAGCCTGATGAAAGGTCCTGGGTTGCTGGTCATGTGATCCATGTTCATACAAACGGATTGAGCCCCATCTGCTGTCCACTCTGCAATATTTGACCTGAATGTTATGctcggaattttttttttgtta
The DNA window shown above is from Neoarius graeffei isolate fNeoGra1 chromosome 18, fNeoGra1.pri, whole genome shotgun sequence and carries:
- the cxcl18b gene encoding chemokine (C-X-C motif) ligand 18b, whose product is MAFLTHAVSFLLVVALYIQHSNGQSVPDRCRCVTTSSKAFRWKNIDEFSVTAPRSRCKATEIILTLKTVHSNTKEKEQRCINPNIYQGQYLQECWNRVNKDGKKTTIKISECAISRNTTKTTTASIVTIPSR